The Bacteroidota bacterium nucleotide sequence CTTCACAAAGATAGCTCCTGTTAATGTTAAAGCGGCACGACTCAGAATTGCGGAGAAATTAATTGAAGATAACCGGTATAGCTTCTGATACCAAGTACCAAAGATCCTTATTCAGATTTCATTTCTTTAAGAATATTCTTGGAAATCACTATTCTTTGGACCTGATTAGTGCCTTCGTAGATTTGGCAAAGTTTTGCATCGCGCATCATTTTCTCAACAGGATAGGCTCTGGAGTATCCTTCCCCACCCATGACCTGAACTGCATCTGTTGTGACTTTCATACCCATGTCAGAAGAATATAGTTTTGACATGGATGCCAGTTTGGATGCTGTCTTTTGCCCGGTGTCATAAGCCCATGCAGCATACCAGGTCAACATCCTTGCGGCTTCAATTTCAGTTGCCATATCAGCCAGCATAAATGCGATAGCCTGGTTAGCTGCTATTGGCTTACCGAATTGTATTCTTTTTTGAGTCCATTCTTTGGCAATTTCAAATGCAGCCCGGGCACAGCCGACACTCAATGCAGCAACACCTGTTCGTGTTCTGTCAAAAGTCCTCATAGCAATCGGGAATCCCTTTCCTTCATCACCAAGGCGATTTTCAACTGGTACTTCTACATCATGGTACTTGATCTCATTCTGTACGGATGCTTTTTGTCCCATTTTATCAAGACGTCCAACAATTTCAATGCCTGGCAGATCACGTGGAACAACCAAAGCAGTCAAACTCCTGGATCCTTTCTCAGGGTCAGTCACCGCAAAAATAGTATGGTATGTGGCAACTTCACCATTCGTTATAAACCGTTTATGCCCATTTAAAATATATTTATCACCATGACGTATAGCTGAGGAACTTATGCTCTGGACATCGGAACCGGCATTCGGCTCAGTGAGGCAATATGCTGCAACGCCTTTTTCCTCGACAATCCGTCCGAAAAACTTTTTTTTCTGCTCATCAGTTCCTGCGAGTAATAAGGGAGTTAAGGCAAGTGTGTTTGCATCAATACAAATCCCGATACCTATACAACCTGCTCCCAATTCTTCAGATTGAAGTGCACTACCACGCAAATCATAGCCATTCCCTCCATATTCCTTTGGCATAGGACCATTCATAATTCCTTCTTCATACGCTGCTTTGATAATATCCCATGGAAACTGTGCCAATTCGTCATACTTCATCCTGTTGGGCACAATCCAACGATCTGAAAAATCCCTGTATTTCCCGACTATAGCTTTATATTCATCTGATAATGAAAAATCTAACATATTTTCCTCCTTATATGGATTCTTGATGTTACGCTAAATGATTATCTCTTACAAATATATTGAAATAATTAAGAAAATATCATTGCCATTTGTAAATAGTATCTTTGCCATTAAAGATAAAACAATCTTCACAGGGAATGACACAAAAAAATAAAAAGAAGAAATTTCTTAACCTCCCAAAATATCCTGGTGGAAGCGCTTACTATAAGCGGTTTATTTTTGATAATCTTGCATATCCGGAGGAAGCTTTACTAAATGGCATTGAGGGTTCCGTATACTTATCCTTTACAGTTAATGATTTCGGAGATGTTATTGATGCAAAGGTGATAAAAGGATTAGGCTATGGATGTGATGAAGAGGCTCTGCGTTTAGTCAGATTAGTGAAATTTGAGAAGGTAAAAAACCGTGGCATAATTATACAATCGATGAGACGCACCCGAATTGATTTCCGGTTAAAAAGCAATAAAACAAGCGGACTGAGCATAAATTATGTACTCAAATCCACAGAAAAATCCACGTCCACCGAAAAAAAACCAGGGGATTCACACATCAACTATAATTACACAATAAAATTCTGAAAGAAATACTTTTTTCATTGATCAATGATCAAAGTGTTCATCTGACCGGTCCTTTTAACAGTTCTTTTGCAGTTTGGATGGCAGATTCAGAAATATTCTCATTGCTGAGCAATTTTGCAATCTCAAGTATTCTTTCCTCTTTAGTAAGTTTACGGACAGCTGAATGGGTTGCGTCTTTATCTGAATACTTATAAACGAGATAGTGTTCCTTACTTTTGCCAGCAATTTGTGGAAGGTGGGTGATGACAATGACTTGCATTTCCTGAGCCATTTTCTGAAGAATATTAGCAACTTTGCCGGCAATCTCACCCGAAACGCCCATATCAATTTCATCAAATATTATAGTCGGCAGAAGATTTTTCCGGGCAATCATCGATTTGATACCCAACATCAGCCTGGACCTCTCACCTCCGGAGGCAACGGAGGAGATTTCCCTAAGATCCCCTCCCCTGTTGGCATTAAAAAGGAATGACACTTTATCTGCACCGTCCTTGCCAAGTTCATTAGCTGAAGACATTTCTATCCTAAACTGTGCTTCAGGCATTCCCACAGAAGATAAAATCTTTACAAACTCACTTTCAATTTCCGGAATGACGTGACGACGGGCATTCGAAATTTCTCCTGAAATTTTCCTGAGTAAATCTTCTCTTCTGGCGACTTCCTTTTCCAGCTCCGAGATTTGTGTTTCAAACGAAGCGATTTGGTTGATTTTATCAGAAAAGTTATTCTTAAGCTCAATTAATTGAGCGATAGAGTCAACTCGATGCTTATGTTCAAGATGATAAATCATATCTATTCGGCTGCTATATTTACTGATCATTTCAGGATTGATAAAAACCTGCTGTTCAATGCCTTCGAGTTCCCGGGCAATATCTTTCAACTCAATCAGTGTGGATTCAAGACGCTGGGACAGAGTTTTGATCCCATCATGGAATTTCGATAACCTGTTAGCAATATTCCTGATTTCTGCGATTTTTGCCAAAACATTATCATCAGAAGTCTGAAGGGAGCTTGTAATCTGTGAAAGACTTGTTTTAATGTCCTCCGCATGAGTAAGGATTTCTAATTCCTTCTGAATCTCTTCCTGTTCACCATCAACCAGATGGGCCTGGTCAAGTTCAGTATATAGAAAGTTATAATAATCCTCATCAGCTTTCGATCGTTTTTCCTCTTTAATCAGATTATTTAACTCCTGTTTCAGTTCAATATATTTTATAAACTCCATTCGATATATGTCAACCTTTTCCAGCAGATGTCCATAGTTATCAATAACTGTCAGTTGAAAATCAGCCTCATTGATTATCAAAGTCTGATATTGCGAATGGATATTGATAAGTTTCCCGCCAAGTTGTTTGAGGATATAGAGATTAACAGGTGTGTCGTTCACAAATGCCCTGGATTTTCCATTAGTCGTGATCTCCCGGCGCAAAATGGTTTGTTCATCATATTCCAGGTCATGTAATAAAAAAAAGTCTTCAAGACCATAATCCTTGATATTGAACACCCCTTCTACTGTACATTTTTTTCCAGCATCCTTAAGCACGGCTGTATCTGCGCGTTCACCCAGGATCAATGATAATGCCCCGATAAGTATTGACTTTCCCGCTCCTGTTTCACCCGTTATCACCGAAAACCCTTCAGAAAAATCAATATCCAGTTCATGAATCAAAGCATAATTAGATATGAAAAGATGACACAACATACATGGAAATACTAATTCAGCGAAGGTAAAATTACAAAAGAAATTCCGGCTTTTAAACCTATTGCCTAGGAATTAAGATTTTTTGATACACCGATGAATTGGCAGGATCGATTTCCGTGAGTATAGTGACAGCCTTGGCCTTATCAATATCATTTGCTTCCATGTAAATATTCCTCAATTCATCTCGTTTGGCCTCAAGTACCAGTTGAAGGGAAAAAAGATTTGGCTCGTTTCTGTATGCTTTTCTGAGATCTTCAAGGGATTCAGTAATAGATGTTCGTCCAAGTTCAAGGTTATCCGACATCATATCAAGACCTTTTCTGTGATATTTGTACATAAACTGCCGTAAAGAAGAATATGATGAATTAAGCATATTTTCAGCCAGCCAATATCTGTTTTTCATACCTTCAAATGCTTTCCATCCGGGTTCAATAGCACTCTGTGCACTATTGACAACGGCCTGGGCTTTCTGATAAAAAGAGGTTCCTCCATATAACTGGAAAGAGTCAAAATCAAATCCAAGAATCATATATAAATAAAAAGCAAAAATGGATGACAGGTTTGAATCGAAGGAATTATCTGAAAAAATTAGAGGCTGGCCTTCATCATAAGAAAACTGGATATCCTTATCAACGTAATTAAACATCGGAGTTTCATAGGAGGTTCTATATACTGGCCGGCGATAAATGATATTCAATCTGCCTCTATATTCGTTACTTGAGATACGTTCCGAAAGAGTAAGCATAAAAGTCACTTCGATTTTTTCTTCTACACGAAAGGCATAATTTGACCATGACCGTTCATTGATAAACTCATAAAGAGCTTTCTGGATAGCCTGGTACACCGTTTTATCAGATCCTTCGATCTGTGCTGCAGAAACACTCACTGTGCCTTTAAATTCCTGAGCAGTAACATGTCCAAAAAGAAATATTAACCCAATCAGGATATACTTTTTTGACATACGTGGATTATTTAGCTCCGGCTTTATGATTACTTACAAGTTTTACTATCTGGTCAATGATATCTTTTGCCACTTCATTTTTAGGTTTCAGTGGGTAGTTAAGTTGTTTACCAGAACGGGTGATGATGGTAATTTTATTGGTGGATGTTCCAAAACCAGCACCTTTGTTTTTCAAAGAGTTAAGAACGATCAGATCGAGGTTTTTATCCTGAAGTTTCTGCAAAGCGGCTTTTATACCATTGTCTGTTTCCAAAGCGAAACCAACAAGTATCTTATCCTTTGATTTTTTCTTCCCCAACTCATGAAGAATATCTTTTGTTGGTTTTAATTTAATTATTAACTCACCTTTCTCTTTTTTAATTTTATTCTTTTCATAATGGTCGGGGGAGAAATCAGCGACAGCAGCGGCCATAATAGTAATATCGCTATCCGGAAAATACTTCGAGCAGGCGGCGTACATATTCTTTGCTGTCAGCACATCTACCCTATCAACAGAAGGGTGGTCTATTAGCATATGCGTAGGTCCGGTGATCAGGATAACCTGAGCTCCTCGCCTGGCAGATTCATGTGCAAGTTCAAAGCCCATCTGACCTGAAGAATGATTCCCAATGAACCGGACGGGATCGATAGCTTCATATGTTGGTCCCGCTGTAATAAGAATCTTTTTATTCACAAGGTCCTGGCCATTTCTAAAGTAAGCATCTATTACGTTCACTATCTTTTCCGGTTCTTCCATTCTACCCGGGCCGCTAAGACCGCTGGCCAATTCACCGACCTGTGGTTCAATAAGTAAATGACCAAGTAACTGAAGTTTTCTTACATTTTCAACGGTGGATGGATGATGGTACATATCGAAATCCATTGCTGGGGCAAAAAAGACCGGACATCGTGCAGATAAATATGCTGTTGTGACAAAGTTATCGGCTATTCCATGCACCATCTTAGCCAGTGTATTTGCTGTCAGAGGGGCAATGATCATTAGGTCAGCCCATGTACCAAGTTCGACATGACTTTGCCAATGTCCATCCTCCTGATTGAAAGATGAACAGATAACGGGATTCTTTGACAGCGTAGATAATGTCAGGGGTGTTATAAAGTCCTTGGCAGAGGGTGTCATAATTACTCTTACCTCAGCACCTTCTTTCACAAGCAGACGCACAAGGTATGCGGATTTAAAAGCCGCTATGCTTCCAGTAACAGCAACGATGATCTTTTTACCTTTAAGCATAAGGAATTGAATTTGTAATCAATTCATTACTAAACCTTAGTTTTTTTCTCCTTCGATGGATTACGGTAATAGACCTGGTCATTAATAAATTCATGAGTGGCTATCAAGGTAGGCTTCGGAAGACGTTCATAATATTTAGCTATCTCGATTTGTTCACGGTTTTCAAAAATTTCCTCCAGATTATCGACCGGAGATGCAAATTCAGCGATTTTTTTATTCAGCTCTTCTTTCATCTCCAACCCTATCTGATTAGCTCTTTTGGCAATGATCGCAACTGTTTCATAAATATTTCCAGTTTCCTTGTCAAAGTCACTTACAGTACGTGTAATCGTAGTTGATTCAGTCTTGATTTTCTTGTAATCCATTTTATATTAATTAATTCGACAATTGTTTTTTAGCATTATTATAATAACCACTTGCCTGTTTTAAATACCCACTGTCAGGAAAAGTAGATACAAAAGTATCATAAGCTACCACAGCGTTTTGAAATCTCTCTTTCTTTTTTGTTTCAATACTATTCAATGCATAAAAATAATATGCTTTTGTCAGGTTAAATAAGGTTTTTTCTTTATAATCCGTATCGGGGTAATCTTTTAGAAGATTATTAAAAGTCGTAATAGCAGCCTGATAATCCTCCATTTTAAGATACATCTCAGCAATTACAAATTCCTTCTTTTCCAGCTTGCCATTTAATTCATCAATCAGTCTGTTACATTCAGTTATCCGTTCGCTATTGGGGAATACATCAATAAAAAGCTGTAACTCATTTATTGCTTCAATCGTGCTTGTTGGATCCAGGCTATAAACAGGAGAATCGAGGTATTTACAATAAGCGCTCATATAATAACACTCTTCGGCATATTTACTAGAAGGATAATTTTTTGTGAACCGTTTAAAATAATAGCTTGCGAGGACATGATCACCTTGCTGATAGTGGCAATAGGCATAATAGTATGAAAGTTGTTCCGCTTTATCCGTTCCACGATAAAAAGGTAAGACAGCGTCAAATAGTTGCAAAGCCTTGTAATAATCACCCTGGTTGTAATAAACAACTGCCATTTCGTACTTTTCTTCAAAGTCTGTACTTTTCATCAGTTTCTGATACTTGGAACAGGAATTTGTTACAACAAATAGTACAATGAAGAAAAACGGCGTAGCGATTTTTTTAAACATGGGCGCAAAAATACAAATTTTCAGCGAATTATTAAACGCTTAAAGGTGATAAATATTTTCAGATTAATCAATACTTCGCACGCCATTTCCTATTTGAACAGGATAAAACTCCGGTATCAGACCGGTTTTTCGAATATATGCCTTACTGACTTCAGATATAAAATGCTTAATTTTATCTTTCATTATGAGTGTAACAGTGCAACCGCCAAAGCCTGCCCCAGTCATTCGGCTTCCAAGGACTCCTTCAATGCATTTGGATTCATCGACGAGAACATCAAGTTCGTTACCAGTAACTTCATAATCAAAGCGTAATGAATCATGTGAGGCGTACATGAGTTTCCCAAAATAATCCAGATCATTCATTTTTAGCGCTTTTTTTGCTTCAACAACCCGCCGATTCTCTGAAACGACATGTCTAGCCCTTTTTCTAAGTGTCGCATCTGGGATGAGAGTTTCATATTTGCTAAATGTTTCTAAATTTAATTCTCCCAGATTATTTAAACTCAAAATAGTATTAAGATATTGAAGTGACTTCTTGCATTCCTCAACTCTTTCATTGTACTTTGAATCAGCAAGAC carries:
- the bamD gene encoding outer membrane protein assembly factor BamD, with product MFKKIATPFFFIVLFVVTNSCSKYQKLMKSTDFEEKYEMAVVYYNQGDYYKALQLFDAVLPFYRGTDKAEQLSYYYAYCHYQQGDHVLASYYFKRFTKNYPSSKYAEECYYMSAYCKYLDSPVYSLDPTSTIEAINELQLFIDVFPNSERITECNRLIDELNGKLEKKEFVIAEMYLKMEDYQAAITTFNNLLKDYPDTDYKEKTLFNLTKAYYFYALNSIETKKKERFQNAVVAYDTFVSTFPDSGYLKQASGYYNNAKKQLSN
- a CDS encoding acyl-CoA dehydrogenase family protein; protein product: MLDFSLSDEYKAIVGKYRDFSDRWIVPNRMKYDELAQFPWDIIKAAYEEGIMNGPMPKEYGGNGYDLRGSALQSEELGAGCIGIGICIDANTLALTPLLLAGTDEQKKKFFGRIVEEKGVAAYCLTEPNAGSDVQSISSSAIRHGDKYILNGHKRFITNGEVATYHTIFAVTDPEKGSRSLTALVVPRDLPGIEIVGRLDKMGQKASVQNEIKYHDVEVPVENRLGDEGKGFPIAMRTFDRTRTGVAALSVGCARAAFEIAKEWTQKRIQFGKPIAANQAIAFMLADMATEIEAARMLTWYAAWAYDTGQKTASKLASMSKLYSSDMGMKVTTDAVQVMGGEGYSRAYPVEKMMRDAKLCQIYEGTNQVQRIVISKNILKEMKSE
- the recN gene encoding DNA repair protein RecN → MLCHLFISNYALIHELDIDFSEGFSVITGETGAGKSILIGALSLILGERADTAVLKDAGKKCTVEGVFNIKDYGLEDFFLLHDLEYDEQTILRREITTNGKSRAFVNDTPVNLYILKQLGGKLINIHSQYQTLIINEADFQLTVIDNYGHLLEKVDIYRMEFIKYIELKQELNNLIKEEKRSKADEDYYNFLYTELDQAHLVDGEQEEIQKELEILTHAEDIKTSLSQITSSLQTSDDNVLAKIAEIRNIANRLSKFHDGIKTLSQRLESTLIELKDIARELEGIEQQVFINPEMISKYSSRIDMIYHLEHKHRVDSIAQLIELKNNFSDKINQIASFETQISELEKEVARREDLLRKISGEISNARRHVIPEIESEFVKILSSVGMPEAQFRIEMSSANELGKDGADKVSFLFNANRGGDLREISSVASGGERSRLMLGIKSMIARKNLLPTIIFDEIDMGVSGEIAGKVANILQKMAQEMQVIVITHLPQIAGKSKEHYLVYKYSDKDATHSAVRKLTKEERILEIAKLLSNENISESAIQTAKELLKGPVR
- a CDS encoding DNA-directed RNA polymerase subunit omega produces the protein MDYKKIKTESTTITRTVSDFDKETGNIYETVAIIAKRANQIGLEMKEELNKKIAEFASPVDNLEEIFENREQIEIAKYYERLPKPTLIATHEFINDQVYYRNPSKEKKTKV
- a CDS encoding energy transducer TonB encodes the protein MTQKNKKKKFLNLPKYPGGSAYYKRFIFDNLAYPEEALLNGIEGSVYLSFTVNDFGDVIDAKVIKGLGYGCDEEALRLVRLVKFEKVKNRGIIIQSMRRTRIDFRLKSNKTSGLSINYVLKSTEKSTSTEKKPGDSHINYNYTIKF
- the coaBC gene encoding bifunctional phosphopantothenoylcysteine decarboxylase/phosphopantothenate--cysteine ligase CoaBC → MLKGKKIIVAVTGSIAAFKSAYLVRLLVKEGAEVRVIMTPSAKDFITPLTLSTLSKNPVICSSFNQEDGHWQSHVELGTWADLMIIAPLTANTLAKMVHGIADNFVTTAYLSARCPVFFAPAMDFDMYHHPSTVENVRKLQLLGHLLIEPQVGELASGLSGPGRMEEPEKIVNVIDAYFRNGQDLVNKKILITAGPTYEAIDPVRFIGNHSSGQMGFELAHESARRGAQVILITGPTHMLIDHPSVDRVDVLTAKNMYAACSKYFPDSDITIMAAAVADFSPDHYEKNKIKKEKGELIIKLKPTKDILHELGKKKSKDKILVGFALETDNGIKAALQKLQDKNLDLIVLNSLKNKGAGFGTSTNKITIITRSGKQLNYPLKPKNEVAKDIIDQIVKLVSNHKAGAK
- a CDS encoding DUF4835 family protein, with amino-acid sequence MSKKYILIGLIFLFGHVTAQEFKGTVSVSAAQIEGSDKTVYQAIQKALYEFINERSWSNYAFRVEEKIEVTFMLTLSERISSNEYRGRLNIIYRRPVYRTSYETPMFNYVDKDIQFSYDEGQPLIFSDNSFDSNLSSIFAFYLYMILGFDFDSFQLYGGTSFYQKAQAVVNSAQSAIEPGWKAFEGMKNRYWLAENMLNSSYSSLRQFMYKYHRKGLDMMSDNLELGRTSITESLEDLRKAYRNEPNLFSLQLVLEAKRDELRNIYMEANDIDKAKAVTILTEIDPANSSVYQKILIPRQ